One genomic window of Salmo salar chromosome ssa12, Ssal_v3.1, whole genome shotgun sequence includes the following:
- the LOC106594716 gene encoding gastrula zinc finger protein XlCGF57.1-like yields the protein MAVSLFNQILCLSLAGEIPDSHSDGRKSPSEEPDPETPKAARRHHWSQCKKSFKWLWNLKRHDRTDTGKKTSQCSQCGKSFTRLGNLKRHERIHTGEKPFQCSQCGKSFTRLGSLKEHKIIHTGEKPFQCSRCEKGFRWLGNLKKHERTHTGEKPFQCSQCGKGFTQLGSLKEHERIHTGETSYHCSLCGKDFTKLRNLIKHTELHTGEKPFQCSQCGKGFTRLGNLKDHKRIHTGEKPFQCSQCGKSFTRLRSLNEHKLVHTGEKRFQCSQCGKGFTLLGSLKKHERTHTGEKPFQCSHCGKSFTQLGSLKVHERAHTGETSYHCSLCGKNFTKLGNLKKHKQLHTGEKPFQCSQCGKGFTRLGNLKDHKRVHTGEKPFQCSQCGKNFTWLGNLKKHERTHTGEKPFQCSKCGNSFKRLGSLKEHERIHTWETAYHCSLCGKNFTKLGNLKKHEKLHTGKKPFQCTQCGKGFTRLGNLKDHKRTHTREKPFKCSQCGKGFTQIGNLKRHEKIHTGEKSFHCPQCGKDFTQLVNLKRHERTHTVLTPGVGTSSENRTENRVRTKKMKKQKPNRERK from the exons atggct GTCTCTCTGTTTAACCAAATACTCTgtttgtctttggcaggagagataccagactctcactctgacggcaggaagagtccttcagaggaaccagacccagagacgcCCAAAGCAGCGAGACGACACCACTGGTCCCAGTGTAAAAAGAGTTTTAAGTGGTTATGGAACCTGAAAAGGCATGATAGAACAGACACAGGAAAGAAGACTTCACAATGTtcccaatgtgggaagagttttacacggttagggaacctgaaaaggcatgagagaatacacacaggagagaaacctttccaatgctcccaatgtggaaagagttttacacgGTTAGGGAGCTTGAAAGAACATAaaataatacacacaggagagaagcctttccaatgCTCCCGGTGTGAAAAGGGCTTTAGGTGGTTAGGGAACCTGAAAaagcatgagagaacacacacaggagagaaaccgttccaatgctcccagtgtggaaagggttttacacaGTTAGGGAGCTTGAAGGAGCATGAGaggatacacacaggggagacatCTTACCATTGCTCCCTGTGTGGAAAGGATTTTACCAAGTTAAGGAACCTAATAAAACATACAgaattacacacaggagagaagcctttccaatgctcccaatgtgggaagggttttacACGGTTAGGGAATCTGAAGGACCATaaaagaatacacacaggagagaagcctttccaatgctcccagtgtgggaagagttttacacgGTTACGGAGCCTGAACGAACATAAAttagtacacacaggagagaaacgtttccaatgttcccagtgtggaaagggttttaccctgttagggagcctgaaaaagcatgagagaacacacacaggagaaaagccgttCCAATGCtcccattgtggaaagagttttacgcAGTTAGGGAGCTTGAAGGTGCATGAAAGGGCACACACAGGGGAGACATCTTACCATTGCTCTCTGTGTGGAAAGAATTTTACCAAGTTAGGGAACCTAAAGAAACATAAACagttacacacaggagagaaacctttccaatgctcccagtgtgggaaGGGTTTTACACGGTTAGGGAACCTGAAGGATCATAAaagagtacacacaggagagaagccattccaatgttcccagtgtggaaagaattttacgtggttagggaacctgaaaaagcatgagagaacacacacaggagagaagcctttccaatgttccaaGTGTGGAAATAGTTTTAAAAGGTTAGGGAGCTTGAAGGAGCATGAAAGGATACACACATGGGAGACAGCTTACCATTGCTCTCTGTGTGGAAAGAATTTTACCAAGTTAGGGAACctaaaaaaacatgaaaaattACACACAGGAAAGAAGCCTTTCCAATGCACccagtgtggaaagggttttacacgGTTAGGGAATCTAAAGGACCATAAaagaacacacacaagagagaaaccTTTcaaatgttcccagtgtggaaagggttttacccaGATAGGGAACCTGAAAAGGCATGagaaaatacacacaggagagaagtctTTCCATTGTCCGCAGTGTGGAAAGGATTTTACCCAGTTAGTGAACCTGAAAaggcatgagagaacacacacagtctTAACCCCAGGAGTTGGAACCAGTTCAGAAAACAGAACAGAAAACCGAGTAAGaacaaaaaaaatgaagaaaCAGAAACCGAACCGGGAAAGAAAGTGA